The nucleotide window CGACGAGCGCGACGCGTTCGACCACGAAGCGCTCGGCCACGGTCAGGTTCAGGGGATAGGTGAACCGCCCTCCCGCCAGTGAAATCTCGCCCAGGAAATCGCCGAATCGCGGGCGCAGGTGGTCGAGATATTCCGCATCGGGGAGCGCATGGACCCGAGCCGCCTCGGCCGCCGTTTCGGTCCAGACGATGGAGGACTGATTCCCCGGCAAAGGCAGGATGGCGAGCGGTCCGGGGGGCAGGAAGAACTGGTGCGCCGTGCCGTGATGCGGCAGCTCATGCGAGATGGCACAGACCAGCGCGGTCTGGCCGTAGTCGTGCCCCCAGCGCTTGATGCCCGCCCTCTCGCAGGTGCCCGACCGCCGCCCGTCGCAGCCGACGATCATCGTGGCGCGCAGCACCTCTCCGGTCCCGAGCGTGACCGAAGCGCCGGCGGCATCGACGATTTGATCGACAACGGTCGTTTCGGGCAGGAGCGTCACGCGCGGGTGTGCGGCCACCGCGTCGGAGAGGGCGCGCGACAGGAACCGGTCCTCGACCATGTATCCCATCGGGCCCTCGTCGATCTCGGCGTGATCGAACTCCAGCACGAAGGGCCCGACCCCCTGTCCCGGCTTGCCGTCGGAAATCTTGATCTCGAGCAGGGGCTCGGCATGCTGTGCCACGCCGCCCCAGACGCCGATCGCCCTGAGCAGCCGTTGCGAGGCGAGCGCGAGCGCATAGCCACGACCATCGAAGGCCTCTTCCCCACGCGTGCCCTGCGGCAATGCGTCGATGAGTGTCACTGCAAAGCCCGCATCGCCCAGCGCGAGCGCGAGCGCCGGGCCGTTCAGCCCGCCACCGACGATGACGATATCGCTGTCCTGTTTCATGCCTCTTTCATGCGCCGGAGCGGCGGGATTGTCCATGCGGCGGGGCCCGGTTAGCGTTGCGACAAATTGGAGGATACGATGGACGAACGGTGGATGAGTGCGGCAGGGATCGGCCGGGCGATCGGTGCGGGGCGGATCGACCCGGTCGAGCTGACCGAGAGCTTTCTCGAAGCAGCCGAAACCCATGCTTTCGGGCCGCGCATCTTCGCCCGCCTGACCCAGGACCGCGCCCTGTCCGAAGCCAAGGCCGCCGCCATCCGCGCCAGGACCGGTCAACGTCTTGGCCCGCTCGACGGGGTGCCGATCAGTTGGAAGGACCTCTTCGACACCGCCGGGGTCGCGACCGAGGCGGGTTCGAAACTCCTTTCGGGTCGGGTGCCGGACACCGACGCCGAGGTTCTGAAAAGCGCGACTCTTCAGGGGCTTGTCTGTCTGGGCAAGACCCATATGAGCGAGTTGGCTTTCTCGGGTCTCGGCCTGAACCCTGTGACCGCGACGCCGCCCAATGTCCATGATCCGGCGAATGCACCAGGTGGATCTTCCTCGGGTGCGGCCGCCTCGGTCGCCTTCGGACTGGGTGCCGCGGCGATTGGTTCGGACACCGGCGGATCAGCGCGGGTGCCGCCCGCGTGGAACGACCTTGTAGGGCTCAAGACGACCTCGGGCCGCCTGTCGCTCGCCGGTGTGGTGCCGCTCGCCGCCCGGTTCGACACCGTGGGGCCGATCTGCCGCACGGTCGAAGACGCCGCTTTGCTCCTGACCACCATGGAAGGAAGCAAACCCCTCGACCTGACCGAACCGAGCCTTTCCGGCACCCGACTTCTCGTCCTCACCAACGCTCTCGAAGGGTGTCGCGACCTGCCCCGCGATGCCTTTGAGAGCGCCGTGGGACGGCTCATGGACCATGGCGCCACCGTCGAACGCGCCGCCATGCCGATGCTGGAGGAGGCGCAGGCGCTCTCCGGCGTGCTCTTTGCAGGCGAGGCCTATGGCATCTGGCGCGACGTGATCGAGGCAAACCCGGGCGTGATGTTTCCCCCGATTCTCGAAAGGTTCCGGGGCGGCAAGGCATTCTCGGCGCCGGATTATGTCTCGGCATGGCTTACCATCGACCGGGTCCGGACCGATTTCGCGCGGGCGGTCGCCGGTTTCGACGCGGTCATCCTGCCGACGACGCCGAACACGCCACCCAATGTCGAGCGGCTCCTCTCCGACGGGGAGTATTACGTGACCGAGAACCTGCTCACCCTACGCAACACGCGCTATTCGAACCTGACGGGCGGTTGCGCCTTGACCCTGCCCACGGGCGTTCCGGGCGCGGGGATCAGCTTCATGGGTCCCGCGATGGGCGAGGAGCGGCTTCTGAGGCTCTGCACGGCGGCGGAGAAGGCGCTCGCCTGAGCCCGCGCCGGGCCCCACGGCTAGCGGCCCTGAACAAAAAAGCCACAATAGACGCCGTTTAACCCCTCGGAATCCGGCGTTTTTCTGGACCGTGCCGCACATTGCCGTTATTCTGAACCAAATCGGGGCGACAATGATCCCGAACCTTGAGGCACTGCGAGCAATGACGACGTTCCCGGAACGATTCCAAGGCTTGCCCGAATACGCGTTTCCGCGTCTTCGGACGTTGCTTGACGCCCATGCGCCGGGCGGGCCCGTGGTGCATCTGACGATTGGCGAACCCAAGCACCAATTCCCTGATTTCGTTCAGAAAATCATCTTCGACACCACGGAGGGTTTCGGGAAGTATCCGCCCAATGAGGGCACGCCGGAGTTGCGGCAGGCCTTTACCGACTGGGCCCAGCGGCGCTACGGCCTGTCGCTCGACCCCGAGACGCAGGTGATGCCGCTCAATGGCACGCGTGAGGGGCTCTTCAACGCCGCCCTCGCGCTCTGCCCCGAAGACGTGCGCGGCAAGAAGCCCGTCGTGCTGATCCCCAATCCCTTCTATCAGGTCTATGCGGTGGCCGCCGCGACGGTCGGGGCCGAACCGGTCTTCGTCGCCGCCACGCGCGAGAACGGTTTCCTGCCGGACTACGCGAGCCTCGCGCCCGAGATCCTGACCCGGACGGCCATCGCCTATGTCTGTTCGCCTGCGAACCCGCAGGGCGCAGTGGCGGATCGCGATTACTGGGCCAACCTGATCGCCTTGGCCGAGAAATACGATTTCCGTATCTTCGCGGACGAGTGTTATTCCGAGATCTACCGCGACACGCCGCCCCCCGGGGCGTTGGAGGTCGCGGTTGAGGGTGGCGCCGATCCCGAGCGGGTGGTGATCTTCCATTCGCTGTCGAAACGGTCGAACCTGCCGGGCCTGCGGTCGGGCTTCGTTGCCTCCGGTCCAGCGAACATGACCGCGATCAAGCAGCTTCGCGCCTATGCCGGTGCGCCGCTGCCGCTCCCGCTTCAGAACGCCGCCGCGGCGGTCTGGGCCGAGGAACAGCACGTCACCGCGTCGCGCCAGCTCTATCAGGACAAATACGCCATCGCGGACGAGGTCTTTGCCGATTATCCCGGCTACCTGCCCCCCGAAGCCGGTTTCTTCCTTTGGCTTCCGGTCGAGGACGGCGAAGCGGCGGCAATGAAGCTCTGGACCGAGACCGGTATCCGTGTGCTCCCCGGTGCCTATCTGGCGCGGGATGTGGACGGGCAGAATCCGGGCAGAAATTACATAAGAGTGGCGTTAGTCGCCCCGAAAGAAGAGACGCAGCGCGTGCTGATACAGCTTCGCGACTGCCTCCAACACTGAGGACGAGGTGAACCATGGCATATCAGCTCAGGGAACGTGACCCGATCTTTGACAGCGCGACGCAGATGATGATCGAGCGACGCGGCAAGGAACTGATGGGGATCGGGCTCGTGATCGTCGGGCTGGCGATCGCGCTGATGATGGGCACCTACTCGGCCGAGGACCCGGGCTGGATGTCCGCGACTGAGGGCCCGGCGCAAAACGCGCTCGGCACCGTGGGCGCGACCGTCGCTTCGCCGCTGGCGATCATTTTGGGCAAGGGGGCCTGGGGTTTCGCGGCGGCCTTCCTCATCTGGGGCGTGCGCTACATCCTGCACCGGGGCGATGACCGGGTGATGTCGCGTGCGATCTTCGCGCCCATCGCCGTAGCGCTCGCCTCTGTCTATGCCGCGACGCTGGTTCCGCCGGCCGACTGGACCCACTCCTTCGGGCTCGGCGGTTTGTTCGGCGACACGGTTCTGGGCGCGGTTCTGGGTGTCGTGCCCGGATCCGCTGGCTTCGGGCTCAAGCTCATGGCGGTTGCCTTCGGACTCGCGACGCTCATTGTCGGCGCCTTCGCCACCGGCTTTACCCGGGACGAAATCGTGCGGATCGGGCGCTTCATGCTGGTTGGCGCGGTCATGAGCTAT belongs to Maritimibacter sp. DP1N21-5 and includes:
- a CDS encoding FAD-dependent monooxygenase; translation: MKQDSDIVIVGGGLNGPALALALGDAGFAVTLIDALPQGTRGEEAFDGRGYALALASQRLLRAIGVWGGVAQHAEPLLEIKISDGKPGQGVGPFVLEFDHAEIDEGPMGYMVEDRFLSRALSDAVAAHPRVTLLPETTVVDQIVDAAGASVTLGTGEVLRATMIVGCDGRRSGTCERAGIKRWGHDYGQTALVCAISHELPHHGTAHQFFLPPGPLAILPLPGNQSSIVWTETAAEAARVHALPDAEYLDHLRPRFGDFLGEISLAGGRFTYPLNLTVAERFVVERVALVGDAAHGMHPIAGQGLNAGLKDVAALAEVLTLARRRGEDIGRLDVLERYQQWRRFDVAQMVAATEIANRVFSNDNPFLRIGRDLALGAINAMPGLRRGFIREAAGLTGELPKLLQGRQI
- a CDS encoding amidase; its protein translation is MDERWMSAAGIGRAIGAGRIDPVELTESFLEAAETHAFGPRIFARLTQDRALSEAKAAAIRARTGQRLGPLDGVPISWKDLFDTAGVATEAGSKLLSGRVPDTDAEVLKSATLQGLVCLGKTHMSELAFSGLGLNPVTATPPNVHDPANAPGGSSSGAAASVAFGLGAAAIGSDTGGSARVPPAWNDLVGLKTTSGRLSLAGVVPLAARFDTVGPICRTVEDAALLLTTMEGSKPLDLTEPSLSGTRLLVLTNALEGCRDLPRDAFESAVGRLMDHGATVERAAMPMLEEAQALSGVLFAGEAYGIWRDVIEANPGVMFPPILERFRGGKAFSAPDYVSAWLTIDRVRTDFARAVAGFDAVILPTTPNTPPNVERLLSDGEYYVTENLLTLRNTRYSNLTGGCALTLPTGVPGAGISFMGPAMGEERLLRLCTAAEKALA
- a CDS encoding aminotransferase class I/II-fold pyridoxal phosphate-dependent enzyme; translated protein: MTTFPERFQGLPEYAFPRLRTLLDAHAPGGPVVHLTIGEPKHQFPDFVQKIIFDTTEGFGKYPPNEGTPELRQAFTDWAQRRYGLSLDPETQVMPLNGTREGLFNAALALCPEDVRGKKPVVLIPNPFYQVYAVAAATVGAEPVFVAATRENGFLPDYASLAPEILTRTAIAYVCSPANPQGAVADRDYWANLIALAEKYDFRIFADECYSEIYRDTPPPGALEVAVEGGADPERVVIFHSLSKRSNLPGLRSGFVASGPANMTAIKQLRAYAGAPLPLPLQNAAAAVWAEEQHVTASRQLYQDKYAIADEVFADYPGYLPPEAGFFLWLPVEDGEAAAMKLWTETGIRVLPGAYLARDVDGQNPGRNYIRVALVAPKEETQRVLIQLRDCLQH